One genomic window of Arachis stenosperma cultivar V10309 chromosome 10, arast.V10309.gnm1.PFL2, whole genome shotgun sequence includes the following:
- the LOC130956360 gene encoding uncharacterized protein LOC130956360 → MLPTIQPGRDLTLTEADSHAAATFFKCISWQVEETLDLLNCPYHYVCETTYPANYPPYVDILVLLFATASYLVTLVIVATTARSRYSSSSSTQRTIRYLLPCGPISLPLVILTFAKGPQINTLFPISSTGPAILHLVLISALVFDSQEEEEEEEEDENKKKKDLRYALFAASTVSGILHASLYLDYVVVPYYTGLDAMKNSRLSGECDSCVCRKEELVVGGKLVRYRAWSLTTFMVVGVLCFRIICRIAAAGNNRIMLQRIKGLMERLSWFFIFLDCVYLAAKSPHHHHATLAASFGAILLLILLHLLKQASFLFSSMLPFPTHLIVNRNSLVKPL, encoded by the coding sequence ATGCTCCCAACAATCCAACCTGGACGGGACCTAACCTTAACAGAAGCAGATTCCCATGCCGCCGCCACATTCTTCAAATGCATTAGCTGGCAAGTCGAGGAAACCTTAGATTTACTGAATTGCCCTTACCATTATGTGTGCGAGACAACTTACCCTGCAAATTACCCACCTTATGTTGATATCTTGGTCCTCCTCTTCGCGACAGCTTCTTATTTGGTGACACTTGTGATTGTTGCTACCACTGCAAGGTCTcgttattcttcttcttcatcaacaCAAAGAACAATAAGGTACCTGCTTCCATGTGGACCAATATCACTCCCACTAGTGATCTTAACCTTTGCAAAGGGTCCTCAAATCAACACATTATTCCCAATATCATCCACTGGCCCTGCAATTCTCCACCTGGTCCTCATCTCTGCATTGGTCTTTGACTCtcaggaggaggaggaagaggaagaagaagatgagaacaagaagaagaaggactTGAGGTATGCATTGTTTGCAGCATCGACAGTATCAGGAATCCTGCATGCAAGCCTGTACCTGGACTATGTGGTGGTGCCTTATTACACGGGATTGGACGCGATGAAGAATTCGAGATTGTCAGGAGAGTGCGATTCTTGTGTGTGCAGGAAAGAGGAGCTGGTGGTGGGAGGGAAGCTGGTTAGGTACAGGGCTTGGTCACTCACCACTTTCATGGTTGTTGGGGTTCTCTGTTTCAGGATTATATGCAGAATCGCCGCCGCCGGCAACAACAGAATCATGTTGCAGAGGATTAAGGGGCTTATGGAAAGGCTAAGCTGGTTTTTCATATTTCTGGATTGTGTTTATCTGGCAGCAAAATcacctcatcatcatcatgcgaCACTTGCTGCTTCTTTTGGAGCCATATTGCTTCTCATTCTACTTCATCTCCTCAAACAGGcctcctttttattttcttcaatgCTTCCATTCCCAACACATCTCATCGTGAATCGAAATTCTCTAGTTAAACCGTTATAA
- the LOC130957866 gene encoding uncharacterized protein LOC130957866 — MEVVLGPGDQGRAAGAEGAASVASQGGRRRSPHRHTRTRPFGGTGGDSAIIMQELRHRVQNLERQLADQERDGRSTDPSYTPSPGSEEEDSHRSRPRTKAESSREESPIMRRRNDTIIYSRGRPTHRATRDREDKRTRQPVIMGATPFHRSILEVRLPKHFDKPTDMRYDGTQDPLEHLTAFEARMNLEGVGDEVRCRAFPVTLAGPAIRWFNGLPQGSIYNFSDISRAFLAQFTTRIAKAKHPINLLGPVWTMHEIQTVAKEYINDEEVSRVVAANKRQSGYGQARQPGGDGERAKEKAREEASNKAPRPFPRVGKFTNYTPLTLPIVEVYQQIAEKGILPKPRPLKDRTGGNKNLYCDYHKGYGHQTQDCFDLKDALEQAIREGKLASFSHLIREPRRRYRDQDEEGKTRSAKRRQEPEDRDHGLTVINVVTAKNAAPKSRSAHKKDAKVLAISSSPVRSTKKPPSISFGPEDQWFNDAPENPPMVITARVGTGLVKRILVDTGADSNIMFRNVFDALGLKDADLMTHQHGVIGLGDHFIKPDGVISLPISVGQMQGRRSAMAEFVILRDSTAYNIILGRKTINDFEAIINTKLLVMKFVTDDGSIGTLRGDLETAVACDNASLSLRKKSKEASGVFLADLDARVEDKPRPEPEGDLEKFRIGDEEEKFTFVNKNLPQELKEPLIEMIRANRDLFAWTPADMPGIDPKIISHHLAVKPEARPVAQRRRKMSAERAEEVAKQTAGLLEAGFIREVDYTTWLSNVVLMHSSTPRRDTGI; from the exons ATGGAAGTTGTACTGGGTCCCGGCGACCAAGGCCGGGCTGCCGGAGCGGAGGGGGCAGCCTCCGTCGCCTCGCAAGGGGGGCGGCGGAGGTCCCCCCATCGACACACGAGGACACGACCATTCGGAGGAACGGGCGGCGatagcgccataataatgcaagaGCTACGCCACAGAGTCCAGAATCTGGAACGGCAGCTTGCCGACCAGGAGCGGGACGGACGGTCGACCGATCCGAGCTATACCCCGTCTCCCGGGAGCGAGGAGGAAGACTCTCACCGAAGCCGCCCGCGGACGAAAGCGGAGAGCTCGCGGGAGGAGTCACCCATAATGAGGAGACGAAATGACACGATCATCTACTCCCGCGGCAGACCGACCCACCGAGCGACAAGAGATCGCGAAGACAAAAGAACTCGACAACCTGTGATAATGGGCGCCACCCCGTTCCACCGATCTATCCTCGAGGTCCGGCtgccgaaacacttcgacaagccaacggacatgaggtacgacggaACTCAAGACCCTCTAGAACACCTCACGGCCTTCGAGGCCAGGATGAATCTAGAGGGAGTGGGCGACGAAGTAAGATGCCGCGCCTTCCCGGTAACCCTAGCAGGACCAGCGATCagatggtttaacggcctccctCAAGGTTCCATCTACAATTTCTCAGACATCAGTCGCGCGTTCCTGGCTCAATTTACAACGCGAATAGCAAAAGCCAAGCATCCTATCAACCTTCTCGGG CCGGTTTGGACAATGCATGAAATCCAAACGGTGGCCAAGGAGTACATAAACGACGAGGAAGTGAGccgagtcgtggctgccaataagCGGCAGTCCGGTTATGGCCAGGCTCGGCAGCCCGGTGGAGACGGTGAGAGAGCAAAAGAAAAGGCCAGGGAGGAGGCATCAAACAAAGCACCTAGGCCATTCCCTCGAGTCGGAAAATTTACTAACTACACTCCACTCACCCTCCCCATCGTGGAAGTGTATCAACAAATAGCTGAGAAGGGAATTCTTCCGAAGCCTCGACCACTTAAGGACCGTACGGGTGGAAACAAGAACCTTTATTGTGATTACCATAAGGGGTATGGCCATCAAACACAGGACTGTTTCGACCTGAAGGATGCATTAGAACAGGCgataagggaaggaaagctagcatCGTTCTCCCATCTCATCAGGGAGCCGAGAAGGCGTTATCGTGATCAAGACGAGGAAGGAAAGACGCGCTCGGCCAAGCGGCGACAGGAGCCCGAAGACAGAGACCACGGCCTCACTGTGATAAACGTGGTAACGGCAAAAAACGCCGCGCCAAAATCCCGGTCGGCACACAAGAAAGACGCCAAGGTTCTGGCGATCTCGTCCTCACCGGTGCGAAGTACCAAAAAACCTCCATCCATTTCTTTCGGCCCAGAAGACCAATGGTTCAACGACGCCCCGGAAAACCCCCCCATGGTCATAacggccagagtgggaaccggcctcgtcaaacggATCCTTGTCGACACGGGAGCCGATTCGAAcatcatgttccgcaacgtATTCGACGCACTAGGGCTAAAGGATGCCGACCTGATGACTCACCAGCACGGGGTTATTGGGTTAGGCGACCACTTCATAAAACCGGACGGAGTCATTTCCCTACCAATCTCGGTGGGACAGATGCAAGGCCGAAGATCGGCGATGGCCGAGTTCGTAATCCTCCGAGATTCCACagcctacaacatcatcttgggaagaaaaaCAATCAATGATTTTGAAGCCATAATCAACACCAAGCTGCTAGTTATGAAGTTCGTCACCGACGATGGATCCATAGGAACCTTAAGAGGAGACCTCGAGACGGCGGTCGCTTGTGACAACGCCAGTCTTTCCCTCAGGAAGAAGTCCAAGGAAGCATCCGGCGTGTTCCTAGCCGACCTTGATGCTAGAGTAGAGGACAAGCCGAGGCCAGAACCAGAAGGGGACCTCGAGAAGTTTAGAATCGGTGACGAGGAGGAAAAGTTTACATTCGTTAACAAGAACCTCCCACAGGAGCTGAAAGAGCCTTTGATTGAAATGATAAGGGCCAACAGGGACTTGTTTGCATGGACaccagccgacatgccgggcatagatccAAAAATCATTTCACATCACCTAGCCGTCAAGCCAGAAGCACGCCCAGTGGCTCAACGGAGGAGAAAGATGTCAGCGGAAAGAGCAGAGGAGGTAGCCAAGCAAACGGCcggcctcctagaagcaggcttCATACGGGAAGTGGACTACACGACGTGGCTCTCAAATGTAGTATTG ATGCACTCGTCGACGCCGCGGCGGGATACCGGTATCTAa
- the LOC130957868 gene encoding MADS-box protein GGM13-like, producing MGRGKIEIKRIENTTTRQVTFSKRRNGLLKKTNELSILCDAQIGLIVFSNTGKLFHYSSHPYRMDQIIEKYQRSTGTRITRHGHSHLQEDLLTEMAMLRRQNLSLEMGIQRYLGEGIACLQYEEVTKLEEKLQSSVARVRKRQNELLQQQLENLRRKERILEDENCNLSNWEQQTAVLEFERAAASNGVAILR from the exons ATGGGAAGGGGAAAGATAGAGATAAAGAGGATAGAAAACACGACGACGAGGCAAGTGACGTTCTCAAAGAGAAGGAACGGACTCCTGAAGAAGACCAATGAGCTCTCTATCCTCTGTGACGCCCAGATCGGACTCATCGTCTTCTCCAACACTGGCAAGCTCTTTCACTACTCCTCTCACCCCTACAG GATGGATCAAATAATTGAAAAGTATCAACGATCTACAGGGACTCGCATAACGCGCCATGGACATTCCCACCTTCAG GAAGATTTATTGACTGAGATGGCAATGCTGAGGCGTCAAAATCTGAGCCTTGAGATGGGGATTCAGCGCTACCTTGGAGAGGGCATAGCTTGTCTCCAATATGAAGAAGTGACTAAGCTTGAAGAAAAACTTCAAAGCTCTGTTGCAAGGGTTCGAAAGCGTCAG AATGAGCTCCTGCAGCAGCAATTGGAGAACCTGCGAAGGAAG GAAAGAATCTTGGAAGATGAAAACTGTAATTTGTCCAATTGG GAGCAGCAAACTGCTGTATTGGAGTTTGAAAGGGCTGCAGCAAGTAACGGTG ttGCCATTCTACGATGA